From Brassica oleracea var. oleracea cultivar TO1000 chromosome C3, BOL, whole genome shotgun sequence, a single genomic window includes:
- the LOC106330803 gene encoding uncharacterized protein LOC106330803, with amino-acid sequence MRTFHQAVFDNSTVQARRHDLRGPVNIDPQREDLGIPSETRAFQNYIERSDAELKRIHAIVHMATSSAPDIDMVIEETRRTPFTNKIANIRLHHVGKLKFPEYAGNTDPKAHVRAFRLAISRAHLTDDEKEAGYCRFFVENLTGAALEWFTGLEENSIDNFTQLVSTFLKQYSVFIETRVTEADLWNLKQAPFEPLRAEELAVRAPISLDDALHRASYFATHEEEVAALKEQYSANKNNATKKPTAPKEPATKGQHSYAINNSPQKSSTYDLNKYCAFHDRKGHSTEECRAALCSQNRNKKTTEETGEEEEEPVTPKSNRKAKVSTNKRGRETKQESPSSLLGDFWDEMLPPWWGLVRVGRRFDGEVGSVCIKGDASAHTPDAYTATVAILGVSSGRTSVCIL; translated from the exons ATGAGGACCTTCCACCAAGCGGTATTCGATAACTCAACAGTACAAGCTCGGAGGCACGATCTTCGCGGTCCCGTCAATATCGATCCCCAAAGGGAAGACCTAGGGATCCCGAGTGAAACCAGAGCATTCCAGAATTATATCGAGAGGAGCGATGCCGAGCTCAAGAGGATACATGCGATCGTACATATGGCAACAAGCTCTGCCCCAGATATCGACATGGTCATCGAAGAAACCAGAAGGACTCCATTTACAAACAAAATCGCCAACATAAGGCTGCATCACGTTGGGAAATTAAAATTCCCCGAATATGCAGGAAACACAGACCCAAAGGCCCACGTCCGAGCTTTCCGTTTAGCAATATCGAGAGCACACCTCACCGACGATGAAAAAGAAGCCGGTTACTGCCGCTTCTTCGTCGAGAACCTCACTGGGGCCGCCCTCGAATGGTTCACTGGACTAGAAGAAAACTCGATTGACAATTTCACTCAGTTGGTATCTACGTTCCTCAAACAGTATTCAGTCTTCATAGAGACAAGAGTTACCGAGGCAGATCTTTGGAATCTCAAGCAAGCACCTTTCGAGCCGTTGAGAGC GGAAGAACTAGCAGTACGAGCACCTATCTCGTTGGATGACGCCCTACACCGAGCCTCTTACTTCGCCACCCACGAAGAGGAGGTCGCAGCCTTAAAAGAACAGTATAGTGCAAACAAGAATAATGCGACTAAAAAGCCTACTGCTCCTAAGGAACCAGCGACCAAAGGACAACATTCCTATGCAATAAACAACTCACCGCAAAAATCTTCGACATACGACCTCAACAAATATTGCGCCTTCCATGACCGCAAAGGCCATTCGACCGAAGAATGTCGGGCCGCGCTTTGCAGTCAGAACAGAAATAAGAAAACCACTGAAGAAACCGGAGAGGAAGAGGAAGAGCCAGTGACTCCAAAATCCAACCGAAAGGCCAAAGTCTCGACAAACAAAAGAGGCAGGGAGACCAAGCAGGAATCACCGAGCTCTCTGTTAGGGGATTTTTGG GATGAGATGTTGCCCCCATGGTGGGGATTGGTCAGAGTTGGCCGAAGGTTTGATGGAGAAGTCGGGAGCGTCTGCATAAAGGGTGATGCTTCTGCTCATACCCCAGATGCTTATACAGCTACTGTAGCTATACTCGGCGTTAGTTCAGGCAGGACTTCAGTTTGCATTCTTTGA